The following are encoded together in the Sparus aurata chromosome 1, fSpaAur1.1, whole genome shotgun sequence genome:
- the ten1 gene encoding CST complex subunit TEN1 — protein MLPAAAVYRFPWEINSGAVQEGESVRTFGRLTCYQPEESRATFSAQHASKEHHVVVHTLFVEPFNPIIGAQYIVLGEIENADEVGVMIRARVLNCVDGVNIALLQKAINEQRSFFSEREHKQIDAAQPEHVT, from the exons ATGCTTCCCGCAGCTGCAGTTTATCGTTTCCCCTGGGAAATAAACTCTGGAGCAGTGCAGGAAGGAGAATCAGTGAGAACATTTGGCAG ACTTACCTGCTACCAGCCTGAGGAGTCCAGGGCTACGTTTTCAGCTCAGCATGCTTCAAAGGAGCACCACGTGGTTGTCCACACCTTATTTGTGGAGCCCTTTAACCCTATAATTGGGGCCCAGTACATAGTTCTTGGAGAGATAGAAAATGCTGATG AGGTTGGGGTAATGATCCGTGCCCGTGTGTTGAACTGTGTTGATGGCGTAAATATTGCCCTTCTTCAGAAAGCCATCAATGAGCAGAGGAGCTTCTTCAGTGAGAGGGAGCACAAACAGATTGATGCTGCACAACCTGAACATGTAACTTGA